In Rhizobium sp. ZPR4, a genomic segment contains:
- a CDS encoding metallophosphoesterase family protein, translating to MQHQRDRIDLTGRDYTAIYALSDIHGCYDEMAEAERRIIADARSLPGRKLLMYLGDYVDRGPRSSDVLAHLSAPPPEGFDRYALCGNHDDVFLRFLDDPDANIHWLEFGALPTLASYGIDARHMLFDLGYSVEELRDMTLKAMPAAHIDLLRSLAAAVTFGSTLFVHAGITPGLPLSEQTDEDLMWIREPFLSGGPQLPLLVVHGHTPGSHPVFGLSRIGIDTAVSMGGTLTILKIAEGKQTILPSI from the coding sequence ATGCAGCATCAGCGAGACCGTATCGATCTCACCGGACGTGATTACACAGCGATCTATGCCCTAAGCGACATCCATGGCTGTTACGATGAGATGGCGGAGGCCGAAAGGCGTATCATCGCGGATGCTCGCAGCCTTCCCGGCCGAAAGCTGCTGATGTATCTCGGCGATTATGTCGATCGTGGCCCCCGTTCCAGCGATGTCCTGGCGCATCTTAGCGCACCGCCGCCCGAAGGCTTCGACCGCTATGCGCTTTGCGGCAATCACGACGATGTCTTCCTGCGCTTTCTGGACGATCCCGATGCCAACATCCATTGGCTGGAGTTCGGTGCCTTGCCGACGCTCGCATCCTACGGCATCGATGCCCGGCACATGCTTTTCGACCTCGGCTATAGCGTCGAGGAGTTGCGCGACATGACGCTCAAGGCGATGCCGGCAGCGCATATCGACCTGCTGCGCTCGCTGGCCGCGGCCGTCACTTTCGGCTCGACACTCTTCGTCCATGCCGGCATCACGCCCGGTCTCCCTTTAAGTGAGCAGACGGATGAAGATCTGATGTGGATTCGCGAGCCGTTCCTGTCGGGCGGACCGCAATTGCCGCTGCTGGTAGTCCATGGCCACACGCCGGGCTCGCATCCCGTTTTTGGTCTAAGCCGCATCGGTATCGATACGGCCGTTTCCATGGGCGGAACGCTGACGATCCTGAAGATCGCCGAAGGTAAACAGACGATCCTGCCGTCGATCTAG